Proteins from one Arthrobacter sp. DNA4 genomic window:
- a CDS encoding SRPBCC family protein, producing MKTNTRQHQESVIVQVSADALYDLVSDITRTGEWSPVCTSCWWDDTASAGQAGAWFTGRNEIPGRTWETRSLVVAAERGREFAWVVGGRFVRWGFTLAPADNGTTLTESWEFLPEGIAMFREKYGDEADAQIAERTQQALDGIPKTLAAIKRIAESTVVGDARVAKA from the coding sequence ATGAAGACAAACACCCGCCAACACCAGGAATCGGTCATTGTCCAGGTCTCAGCCGATGCGCTCTATGACCTGGTCTCCGACATCACCCGCACAGGCGAGTGGAGCCCGGTCTGTACGTCGTGCTGGTGGGACGACACGGCCAGCGCGGGTCAGGCCGGCGCCTGGTTCACCGGCCGCAACGAGATCCCGGGGCGGACGTGGGAGACCCGGTCGCTGGTGGTGGCTGCCGAGCGCGGCCGCGAGTTCGCCTGGGTGGTGGGCGGCCGCTTTGTCCGTTGGGGTTTCACCCTTGCCCCGGCTGATAACGGGACGACGCTGACCGAGTCGTGGGAGTTCCTGCCCGAAGGGATCGCGATGTTCAGGGAGAAATACGGCGATGAGGCCGACGCCCAGATCGCCGAGCGCACCCAGCAGGCGCTCGACGGCATCCCGAAAACGCTCGCCGCGATCAAGCGGATCGCTGAATCTACTGTTGTTGGGGATGCCCGGGTGGCGAAGGCCTGA